Proteins encoded in a region of the Bacillus sp. T3 genome:
- the hslV gene encoding ATP-dependent protease subunit HslV produces MSQIHATTIFAVHHHGKCAMAGDGQVTFGNAVVMKHTARKVRKLFNGKVIAGFAGSVADAFSLFEMFEIKLEEYNGNLQRAAVELAKQWRSDKVLRRLEAMLIVMNEHDLLLISGTGEVIEPDDGILAIGSGGNYALAAGRALKKYTGDHLTAKEIARSALEIASEICVYTNDNIIVEEL; encoded by the coding sequence ATGTCTCAAATACATGCAACGACTATTTTTGCAGTTCACCATCATGGAAAATGTGCTATGGCTGGTGATGGTCAAGTTACATTTGGTAATGCAGTAGTGATGAAACACACAGCGCGAAAAGTAAGAAAACTGTTTAATGGAAAAGTAATTGCTGGTTTTGCAGGTTCTGTAGCAGATGCCTTTTCGTTGTTTGAAATGTTTGAAATCAAGCTTGAAGAGTATAATGGAAATCTTCAAAGGGCAGCAGTTGAATTAGCCAAGCAATGGCGAAGCGATAAAGTCCTTCGGCGTTTAGAGGCTATGCTCATTGTCATGAATGAGCATGATTTGCTGCTAATCTCAGGTACAGGTGAAGTGATTGAGCCAGATGATGGAATACTGGCGATTGGTTCTGGTGGCAATTATGCACTGGCTGCTGGTCGTGCATTAAAAAAATATACTGGTGACCATTTAACGGCAAAAGAAATCGCGCGTTCCGCCTTGGAAATTGCATCTGAAATATGTGTTTATACTAATGACAATATTATTGTTGAAGAGCTTTAA